The following DNA comes from Micromonospora chokoriensis.
GGCGGTGGCGGCCACGGTGCTGATGCTCTCCGCGCCGGTGCAGAGCAATCTGCGCTTCGGTCAGGTCAGCATCTTCATCGTGTTGATGGCCCTGCTCGACGGGATGGGCCTGGTCCCGGCCCGGCTGCGCGGGATCCTGGTCGGGGTCGCCTCGGCGATCAAGCTGACCCCGCTGCTGTTCGTGGTCTACTTCCTCGCCACGGGCCGCTATCGCGACGCGGGCCGTGCGGTGGCGACGTTCCTGGCGTGCGCGGTGGTCGCCGGGGTCGTGCTGCCCGCCGAAAGTTGGACGTACTGGACCGAGGCGGTGCGGCAGACCTCACGGATCGGCAACCTGGCGTCGCTGGGCAACCAGTCGGTGCACGGAATGCTGCTGCGCGTCGGCGTGGACGAGGCGACGTTGCCGGTGCTCTGGGCCGGCCTGGTGGCGCTGGTCTGCGCGGCGGCGCTGCTGCGGGCGCGACAGTTGACGCGACAGGGCCGCCCCGGGCATGCGGCGGTGCTCGTCGGCTGCGCCACCGTCGCCGCGTCCCCGGTGTCCTGGACCCACCACCAGGTGTGGCCGGTGCTCGCGGCGATGCTGCTGATCGGCGCGTCCGGCGTCACCCAGCGGGCGGCCGGGGGAGCGCTGCTCGCCGCCATGGTCGTCTCGCTGGGCGCGGTTCTCGGCCCGGTGTCGACGCGGCCGGGGGTGCAGTTCCTCTTCGAGAACGCCCGCGCGATCGGGGTGGGCCTGCTGTGCCTGGTCGGCTTCGGTGGCGTCGCGGTCGCCGCCTCCCGGGCGCACCGACGACCGGCCGGCGCGCGGGGCTGGTTGCGGGTGGGCGTGACGGCCACGGTGGCGGTCGCGTTCTTCGCCGTGCAGCCGTTGCCCGCCGGTGCGGATCCGACCTTCAAGGCGTACGCCCTCGACGACGTGGTCAACCCGCGATACTTTTTCGTCTGCCGTGGCCCGGTCGAATGCGCCGCCTACGGCACCGACGCGCCGGTCACCTTCGGCACCCGGGCCGAGAAGACCAAGGTGCGGGTCAACGGTGTGGTCTCCCCGCAGGTGACCCGGCTGGAGTATTTTTCCGCCCCGGGCGGACCGCCCCGGGCAATTCCGCTGCTCGACGCGTACCCGGGGAGCCGGACGTTCTCGTTCCGCTCGGCGAGCATGGCGCAGGGACGGCTCGTCGCGTACGCCTCGGACGACCGACCGATCGCGACCTACGACGAGGAACTCGCCGCCGCCCTCCGGGCGACCACCCGGTAGGCGGTCGTCCGGAGGGCGGTGGTGGTGCTCAGCGGGTGGCGGCGGCCAGCGCGGCGCGCAGTGTGTCGGCGTCGCCCGGAGCCGGGTGCTGCCAGTCGGTCGGCGAGGCGGAGTAGAGCGTGCCGTACGCCGGGGTGTCGGGCTGGTAGCGCCACCCGTCGGCGAGGGAGCCCACGTCGACGGCGTCGTAGCCGATCCGGTCGAGGAAGGCGGTCACCTCGGCCTTCGCGGCCTCGTCGTCGCCGGCGATGGCGAGGGCGCTGCGGTCGGCTGCGCCCGTCGGTCGGGCCAGCGTGGCCAGGGCCACGAAGTAGATGTTGTTGAAGACCTTGACCACCCGCGATTCCGGTAGGTGTCGCTGGAGCAGTTCGCTGCTGGTGGTCTCGCCGCTGTCCAGCTCCGGGAAGTTCCCGTCGCGCTGCGGGTAGTAGTTGTTGGTGTCGATGACGACCTTGCCGGCCAGTGGCTCCACGGGCACCGCGCGGTACGCCTTCAGCGGCACGCTGACCACCACCAGGTCGCCCACGCGCGCCGCGTCCTCCGAGGTGCCGGCGCTGGCGTGCCCGCCGAGGGCGTCGACCAGGTCGGTGAGGGTCTCCGGGCCCCGCGAGTTGCTCAGCACCACGTCGTAGCCGGCGTCGACGGCCAGCCGCGCCACGGTGCCACCGATGTTGCCGCTGCCGATCAGTCCCACAGTTGTCATGCTCGTTCCCAACTCCGCCCGACCGTGACGCATTCCCCACCGGTGCGGTGGGTTATTCGGGTTGCCCGGCTGCGCGGACTGCCGGGCGTGCGCCGTCTCGCCGAGCCGGCGTGCCCTGACCGCGCCCG
Coding sequences within:
- a CDS encoding NADPH-dependent F420 reductase, whose product is MTTVGLIGSGNIGGTVARLAVDAGYDVVLSNSRGPETLTDLVDALGGHASAGTSEDAARVGDLVVVSVPLKAYRAVPVEPLAGKVVIDTNNYYPQRDGNFPELDSGETTSSELLQRHLPESRVVKVFNNIYFVALATLARPTGAADRSALAIAGDDEAAKAEVTAFLDRIGYDAVDVGSLADGWRYQPDTPAYGTLYSASPTDWQHPAPGDADTLRAALAAATR
- a CDS encoding glycosyltransferase 87 family protein, whose protein sequence is MRDRRVALVWAAFAVVALVSCVLVLNRADRLSDLHIYYGALSDLRAGRPLYEYEAANGGPFTYPPFAALVLGPITAVGEGVLQGIWLVATCAAVVAIAGAVGVALTTRQSRRPLVVAVAATVLMLSAPVQSNLRFGQVSIFIVLMALLDGMGLVPARLRGILVGVASAIKLTPLLFVVYFLATGRYRDAGRAVATFLACAVVAGVVLPAESWTYWTEAVRQTSRIGNLASLGNQSVHGMLLRVGVDEATLPVLWAGLVALVCAAALLRARQLTRQGRPGHAAVLVGCATVAASPVSWTHHQVWPVLAAMLLIGASGVTQRAAGGALLAAMVVSLGAVLGPVSTRPGVQFLFENARAIGVGLLCLVGFGGVAVAASRAHRRPAGARGWLRVGVTATVAVAFFAVQPLPAGADPTFKAYALDDVVNPRYFFVCRGPVECAAYGTDAPVTFGTRAEKTKVRVNGVVSPQVTRLEYFSAPGGPPRAIPLLDAYPGSRTFSFRSASMAQGRLVAYASDDRPIATYDEELAAALRATTR